A genomic segment from Limisphaera ngatamarikiensis encodes:
- the prmC gene encoding peptide chain release factor N(5)-glutamine methyltransferase: protein MTVLEAIQRSAEFLGRKGVDAPRLQAELLLAHVLRLPRLKLYLQFDRALTPAETDQLRELVRRRGQREPLQYILGRAAFCGRDLLVNPHVLIPRPETEQLAELGWTRLAACPGPRLALDVGTGSGCIAIALVEHCPDTRCVAVDVSPEALNVARENVAAAGLTDRIELLPSRELEAVPAQPRFDLIISNPPYIPSGDIASLQPEVRDHEPRTALDGGPDGLDAFRWLAPQARARIRPSGLLLLECGDGQPDAVVSILREHNWVVTAVHPDYTGRPRFVEARPG from the coding sequence GTGACCGTACTCGAAGCCATTCAACGCAGTGCCGAGTTTCTGGGCCGGAAAGGTGTGGATGCGCCGCGGCTGCAAGCGGAGCTGTTGCTGGCGCACGTGCTCCGGTTGCCGCGTCTCAAGCTCTACCTGCAATTTGATCGCGCGCTCACCCCGGCCGAGACGGATCAACTCCGTGAACTTGTCCGCCGGCGCGGCCAGCGCGAGCCGCTTCAATACATCCTGGGTCGGGCGGCCTTTTGCGGGCGGGACCTGCTCGTCAACCCCCACGTGCTGATCCCGCGCCCGGAGACCGAACAACTGGCCGAGCTGGGCTGGACCCGGCTGGCGGCGTGCCCCGGCCCGCGCCTTGCCCTGGACGTCGGCACCGGCAGTGGTTGCATCGCCATTGCCCTGGTGGAGCACTGTCCCGATACGCGTTGCGTGGCCGTGGACGTCTCACCCGAGGCGCTGAACGTTGCCCGGGAGAACGTCGCCGCGGCCGGCCTGACCGATCGCATCGAACTGCTGCCAAGTCGGGAGCTGGAAGCCGTCCCCGCCCAACCTCGCTTTGACCTCATCATCAGCAACCCGCCCTACATCCCCAGCGGCGACATCGCCTCGCTGCAACCCGAGGTGCGCGATCATGAGCCGCGGACGGCCCTCGACGGCGGCCCGGACGGCCTGGATGCCTTTCGATGGCTGGCGCCCCAAGCCCGCGCGCGCATCCGACCCTCGGGGCTGTTGCTACTGGAATGTGGGGACGGACAACCTGACGCCGTCGTCTCCATCCTGCGGGAGCACAACTGGGTTGTGACCGCCGTTCATCCCGACTACACTGGTCGTCCCCGATTCGTAGAGGCGCGGCCCGGGTAA
- the murA gene encoding UDP-N-acetylglucosamine 1-carboxyvinyltransferase → MDTLVIKGGVPLHGEVTISGAKNAVLPIMAAALLTPEPCIIRRVPQLTDVKFMAQILTWLGAKVSLQGDELRIEARKVKGIGDYDLVRKMRASICIMGPLLARLKSATVSLPGGCVIGARPINLHLKGFEALGARVTIDGGYVHARARKLVGTEIFLGGRAGSTVLGTANVMMAATLAEGTTIIQSAACEPEIVDLANFLNAMGARITGAGSPTIIIQGVKELHGAEHEVIPDRIETATYAIAAAATNGEITIHGSNPGHLTAVLDKLQEAGVQIERRGPDLIVRRARRLKPVDVTTLPYAGFPTDAQAQMMALLTLAPGISIITERIFESRFMHVSELARLGADIELEGPSAIVKGGRPLSGAPVMASDLRASAALVIAGLAAKGITRVLRVYHIDRGYENIDGKLRALGARIERVPE, encoded by the coding sequence ATGGATACCCTGGTCATCAAAGGCGGCGTACCCCTGCACGGGGAGGTCACCATCAGCGGCGCCAAAAACGCCGTCCTGCCCATCATGGCCGCCGCGTTGCTCACGCCGGAACCCTGCATCATCCGCCGGGTCCCGCAACTCACCGACGTCAAGTTCATGGCCCAGATCCTCACCTGGCTCGGGGCCAAGGTCTCCCTTCAGGGCGACGAACTGCGAATCGAAGCCCGCAAGGTCAAGGGCATCGGTGATTATGACCTGGTGCGCAAGATGCGGGCCTCCATTTGCATCATGGGCCCGTTGTTGGCCCGGCTCAAAAGTGCCACCGTCTCGCTGCCGGGAGGCTGCGTCATTGGCGCGCGCCCGATCAATCTGCACCTCAAAGGATTTGAGGCGCTTGGGGCGCGCGTGACCATTGACGGTGGGTACGTCCATGCGCGTGCACGGAAACTGGTCGGCACGGAGATCTTTCTGGGTGGGCGTGCCGGATCGACCGTGCTCGGGACGGCCAATGTTATGATGGCCGCGACGCTGGCCGAGGGGACCACCATCATTCAAAGCGCCGCGTGTGAGCCGGAGATTGTGGACCTGGCCAACTTCCTCAACGCCATGGGCGCCCGCATCACCGGTGCCGGCAGCCCCACCATCATCATCCAGGGCGTCAAAGAACTTCACGGCGCCGAACACGAGGTCATTCCCGACCGGATTGAGACCGCCACCTACGCAATTGCCGCCGCGGCCACCAACGGAGAGATCACCATCCACGGGTCGAATCCCGGCCATCTCACGGCCGTTCTGGACAAACTGCAGGAGGCCGGCGTGCAAATTGAACGTCGCGGGCCGGACCTCATCGTGCGCCGCGCGCGTCGGCTCAAACCGGTGGACGTGACCACCCTGCCCTACGCCGGATTCCCCACGGACGCCCAGGCCCAGATGATGGCGCTGCTCACCCTGGCCCCGGGGATCAGCATCATTACCGAACGCATTTTCGAGTCCCGGTTCATGCATGTCAGCGAGTTGGCACGGCTCGGGGCCGACATCGAACTCGAGGGACCCAGCGCCATTGTTAAAGGGGGGCGCCCCCTCAGCGGCGCGCCCGTCATGGCCAGCGACCTTCGGGCTTCGGCCGCGCTGGTCATTGCCGGGCTGGCCGCCAAGGGCATCACACGGGTCCTGCGCGTCTACCACATCGATCGCGGGTACGAAAACATTGACGGCAAACTGCGCGCCCTCGGCGCCCGCATCGAGCGGGTTCCCGAATAA
- a CDS encoding UbiA family prenyltransferase translates to MTEAPSAPAPGHADPVPLCVDLDGTLIRSDLLWEGLARFWRQHPANLIRSLDWWLQGRARLKAEIARRTTVPPASLPWVESFLTHLRQQHRAGRNLYLVTASDRNAAQPVAEHLGLFCETLASDGETNLRSRTKAGALVARFGERGFDYAGNSVADLAVWRHARHALVVNAPDWLVRRAARFAPVTATFDCPARRLAPLFRALRPWAWVRNLLVLVPLGFHPNPGPVLAQPGPLLALLAFTLCAAAAYLWDDLMDLETDRSLPISRKRPVAAGLVPLSWAASGAFAGLLAGLIVAATVNAWVFLACTAYVLLAMAKPWVGLDCHRYRLFTGFVSSLLRPLAGHAAGAIPLDPLALAAEAGLCLAWSIGSNLYRRFQTEH, encoded by the coding sequence GTGACAGAGGCACCATCCGCACCGGCCCCGGGCCATGCCGATCCCGTCCCGCTCTGCGTGGACCTGGACGGCACGTTGATCCGCTCCGACCTGCTCTGGGAAGGATTGGCACGTTTCTGGCGCCAACACCCGGCCAACCTCATCCGATCCCTGGATTGGTGGTTGCAGGGCCGCGCGCGGCTCAAAGCGGAAATCGCCCGCCGCACCACCGTTCCGCCGGCATCCCTTCCATGGGTCGAAAGCTTCCTGACCCATCTGCGCCAGCAACATCGCGCCGGGCGGAACCTTTACCTCGTCACCGCTTCCGATCGAAACGCCGCTCAACCCGTGGCCGAGCACCTCGGGCTGTTTTGCGAGACCCTCGCCAGTGACGGAGAAACCAACCTCCGCAGCCGCACCAAGGCCGGTGCGCTGGTGGCGAGATTTGGCGAACGCGGGTTCGATTATGCCGGCAATTCAGTGGCCGATCTGGCGGTCTGGCGTCACGCGCGCCATGCGCTCGTCGTAAACGCACCCGATTGGCTCGTGCGCCGTGCCGCGCGGTTCGCCCCGGTCACGGCCACGTTCGATTGCCCCGCGCGGCGTCTCGCTCCGCTCTTCCGAGCCCTGCGTCCGTGGGCATGGGTTCGGAACCTGCTCGTTCTCGTGCCGTTGGGCTTTCATCCCAATCCCGGGCCCGTCCTGGCGCAGCCCGGACCCCTGCTCGCCCTGCTGGCGTTTACGCTGTGCGCCGCCGCGGCCTACTTATGGGACGACCTCATGGACCTCGAAACCGACCGCAGCCTGCCCATCAGTCGCAAGCGCCCCGTGGCAGCCGGTTTGGTGCCTCTTTCCTGGGCTGCCAGCGGCGCGTTTGCGGGCCTGCTCGCAGGTCTGATCGTGGCTGCGACCGTGAATGCGTGGGTCTTCCTCGCCTGCACCGCTTACGTCCTTCTGGCAATGGCAAAGCCCTGGGTCGGCTTGGACTGCCATCGGTATCGGCTTTTCACCGGGTTTGTTTCATCCCTGCTGCGGCCCCTGGCCGGCCATGCAGCCGGGGCAATCCCCCTCGACCCCCTCGCGCTCGCAGCGGAAGCGGGGCTATGCCTGGCCTGGTCCATCGGAAGCAACCTGTACCGGCGGTTCCAAACCGAGCACTGA
- a CDS encoding glycoside hydrolase family 57 protein, producing the protein MEGYLAIVLHAHLPFVRHPEHERFLEENWLFEAITECYLPLLQRLESWQREGLPVRLTLSISPTLASMLRDSLLQARYDRHLEGLIELTERELQRTYWDRPLHELAGFYHQRLRELRELYLGIGRDLVGAFARHQESGQLEIITCAATHAVLPLLQHAPSVRAQVLVARDHYQQVFGRSCRGFWLPECAYDEGVEAPLQEADLRWFIVDAHGLLGARPTPRYGVFAPIYTPEGIAVFGRDPECSRQVWSKEEGYPGDPVYRDFYRDIGFDLDLDYVRPYLPTPDQRGFTGIKYYSITGPGADKRPYDRALAVRRAGEHAAHFLQARLEQVRKLKGVTPVPPILVAPYDAELFGHWWYEGPEFLDALVRLMAQQRTLGFITPWEYLQRHATHQVARPMPSSWGEAGYWQVWVNDTNAWIWPHLRVAQQRMTQLARKHKRPNHLIRRALQQAARELLLAQASDWPFILRTGTSPGYARQRIKDHLLRFHALYDQLLHGRVDPLWLEQLEQRDNLFPNLDPSYWA; encoded by the coding sequence ATGGAAGGTTATCTGGCCATTGTTTTGCATGCGCATCTGCCGTTTGTACGGCATCCGGAGCACGAGCGGTTCCTGGAGGAAAACTGGCTGTTCGAGGCCATCACCGAATGCTATCTGCCGCTACTGCAGCGGTTGGAAAGCTGGCAGCGGGAGGGCCTGCCGGTGCGACTCACCCTTTCGATTTCGCCCACCCTGGCGAGCATGCTGCGCGATTCGCTCCTGCAGGCACGCTATGACCGACACCTCGAGGGCCTGATTGAACTGACGGAACGGGAACTGCAGCGCACTTACTGGGACCGGCCGTTGCATGAACTGGCGGGGTTTTACCATCAACGGCTGCGCGAGTTGCGGGAGTTGTACCTGGGCATCGGGCGCGATCTGGTGGGGGCCTTTGCCCGCCACCAGGAGAGCGGGCAACTGGAGATCATCACCTGTGCGGCCACGCATGCGGTGTTGCCCCTGTTGCAGCACGCGCCGTCCGTCCGTGCGCAGGTCCTCGTGGCCCGGGATCATTATCAGCAGGTGTTCGGGCGGAGTTGCCGCGGGTTTTGGCTGCCCGAGTGTGCGTATGACGAGGGCGTGGAGGCGCCACTCCAGGAAGCGGATTTGCGGTGGTTTATCGTGGACGCGCACGGGTTGTTGGGGGCCCGGCCCACTCCGCGCTACGGGGTTTTTGCCCCCATCTACACGCCGGAGGGCATCGCGGTGTTTGGTCGGGATCCGGAATGCTCACGGCAGGTCTGGAGCAAGGAGGAAGGTTACCCGGGCGACCCGGTCTACCGCGATTTCTACCGCGACATCGGGTTTGACTTGGACCTCGACTATGTTCGGCCCTACCTGCCCACGCCGGATCAGCGGGGGTTCACCGGGATCAAATACTACAGCATCACCGGACCGGGTGCCGACAAACGGCCCTACGACCGGGCCCTGGCGGTGCGGCGGGCGGGCGAACACGCGGCCCATTTCCTCCAGGCCCGACTGGAGCAGGTGCGGAAGCTGAAGGGGGTGACTCCGGTGCCGCCCATCCTGGTGGCGCCCTACGATGCCGAGTTGTTCGGCCATTGGTGGTACGAGGGACCGGAGTTTTTGGATGCGCTGGTGCGGTTGATGGCCCAGCAGCGCACCCTGGGTTTCATCACCCCATGGGAGTACCTCCAGCGGCACGCCACGCATCAGGTGGCGCGGCCCATGCCGTCCAGTTGGGGCGAGGCGGGATATTGGCAGGTGTGGGTCAACGACACCAACGCCTGGATCTGGCCGCATTTGCGGGTGGCACAGCAGCGGATGACCCAGCTGGCGCGAAAACACAAACGGCCCAACCACCTCATCCGCCGCGCATTGCAGCAGGCGGCCCGGGAACTTTTGCTGGCTCAGGCGAGCGACTGGCCGTTCATCCTGCGAACCGGGACCAGCCCCGGCTACGCCCGGCAACGCATCAAGGATCACCTGCTGCGCTTTCACGCGTTGTACGATCAGCTGTTGCATGGGCGGGTGGATCCGCTGTGGCTGGAACAGCTCGAACAGCGCGACAACCTGTTCCCCAACCTTGATCCCTCCTATTGGGCCTGA
- a CDS encoding MFS transporter, whose translation MQVSGQLSTGSPVAAEERITWYHWLVVLLASAGWLFDCMDQRLFVLARESALRELLGPEKTSEVVKQYIGYATTSMILGWATGGILFGMLSDKWGRVKTMVTTLLVYSGFTGLCGLATSWVDFTIYRFLVGLGVGGMFGAATTLVAESVPGRVRAVALGALQALSAVGNMTGSLISLWIQPGAENFLGRWSGWRVLFFVGILPALLAAPMLLLLREPDAWKRARELARSGMAQHKVGSIRDLFAHPRWRKHALVGLMLGVSGMVGLWGIGFFSPELISTALKGAPQSTVDTVRAWGTFYQDLGAFAGMTAFTVVAAWLSRRLAFLLAFALCLLTTSYVFLNLRTATDAYWMLPMMGFAQLAVFAGYSIYFPEIFPTRLRGTGVGFCYNTVRYLAAPAPMLLGQLSVALSQQGVAEPFRTAAVIMCSVYLIGMVALIWAPETKGRPLPED comes from the coding sequence ATGCAGGTGTCTGGCCAACTGAGCACGGGCTCCCCGGTCGCCGCGGAGGAGCGGATTACCTGGTACCACTGGTTGGTGGTCCTGTTGGCCTCAGCCGGTTGGTTGTTCGACTGCATGGACCAGCGACTGTTCGTGCTGGCGCGGGAATCGGCCCTGCGGGAGCTGTTGGGACCGGAAAAGACCTCCGAAGTGGTGAAGCAATACATCGGGTACGCCACCACGTCGATGATCCTTGGCTGGGCCACCGGCGGCATTCTTTTCGGCATGCTCAGTGACAAGTGGGGTCGGGTGAAAACCATGGTGACCACGCTGCTGGTCTATTCCGGGTTCACAGGCTTGTGCGGGTTGGCGACCTCGTGGGTGGATTTCACCATTTACCGGTTCCTGGTGGGGCTGGGCGTGGGTGGGATGTTTGGCGCAGCGACGACGCTGGTCGCCGAGAGTGTACCCGGCCGGGTACGGGCGGTGGCGCTGGGTGCGCTGCAGGCGCTTTCGGCCGTGGGCAACATGACGGGATCGTTGATCAGTTTGTGGATCCAGCCCGGGGCCGAGAATTTCCTGGGTCGATGGAGTGGTTGGCGAGTGCTGTTTTTCGTGGGAATTCTGCCGGCATTGCTTGCGGCGCCGATGCTCTTGCTCCTTCGGGAACCGGATGCCTGGAAACGGGCGCGCGAACTGGCCCGCAGTGGGATGGCTCAGCACAAGGTGGGCTCAATCCGTGATCTGTTTGCGCATCCACGCTGGCGCAAACATGCGTTGGTGGGCCTGATGCTGGGTGTGTCCGGAATGGTCGGCCTGTGGGGGATCGGGTTTTTCTCGCCGGAACTGATCTCCACGGCGTTGAAAGGCGCACCGCAGTCCACCGTGGACACCGTTCGGGCTTGGGGGACGTTTTACCAGGACCTGGGCGCGTTTGCGGGCATGACGGCCTTTACCGTGGTGGCGGCGTGGTTGAGTCGGCGCCTGGCCTTTTTGCTGGCCTTCGCGCTGTGTCTGTTGACGACGTCGTACGTGTTCCTGAATCTCCGGACCGCCACGGACGCCTACTGGATGCTGCCGATGATGGGCTTTGCCCAACTGGCCGTGTTTGCCGGGTACTCGATTTACTTCCCCGAGATCTTTCCGACCCGGCTGCGCGGCACGGGCGTGGGTTTCTGTTACAACACCGTCCGATACCTGGCCGCACCGGCGCCCATGCTGTTGGGACAATTGAGCGTGGCGCTGAGCCAGCAGGGCGTCGCCGAACCCTTCCGCACCGCGGCCGTGATCATGTGCTCGGTGTACCTGATCGGGATGGTGGCGCTGATCTGGGCGCCCGAGACCAAGGGCCGTCCCCTTCCGGAGGATTGA